The DNA segment GCACCCCGGTTCCCAGCAAGATAAGAACGATGATGCCAACCATGATGCGGTAGCCAGCAAACCAGTTGAGGGAGTGCTTTTCCACAAACTTCAGTAGCCAGGCAATAGAGGCGTAGCCCAAGATGAAGGCAATCACAACGCCGGTACCGAGTTGGAGGGCACTAGCGGCCTGCCCGTGTTCTGGGTTAAACGCATCGGGAAGAGAGAAAAAACCGGAAGCTAATACTGCCGGAATGGCGAGTAAGAAGCTGTAACGGGTAGCAACAGAGCGCTTAAGACCAATGAAGAGGCCGGCGGAGATGGTTCCACCGGAGCGGGATACGCCTGGAATTAGTGCTAGGCATTGGGCGAAACCCATGATGACGGAGTCTTTCAAGGTGAGCTGGTCGAAGTCACGCTTCTGCGGCCCCCATTTTTCGGCGGCTAAGAACACAAAGGAGAAAATGATGAGGACGCTCGCGGTGAGCCAAAGACTGCGGGCGTTGTCGCGAATAAGGTTCTTTCCGAGGAACCCAATAATGCCGATAGGGAGAGTACCGGCGATGACATACCAACCCATCTTGTAGTCGAAGTGGTCCCGACATTCTTTGTGGAATAGCCCCTTAAACCAGGCTTTGACGATGCGGAAAATATCTTTTGCAAAAAAGACTAGAACAGCAAGCTCCGTCCCCAACTGGATAACAGCGGTAAAGGATGCACCAGCATCTTCACCCCAGAAAAGGCGAGAAACGATATTGAGGTGGCCGGAGGAGGACACCGGAAGAAATTCCGTTAAACCCTGCACGATGGAAAGCACAATTGTCTGTGCCCAATTCATGGTCTCCACACTTGCTCCTTGTGGTGCGTGCTGTGTATTTCGAGCATAGCTCGGTGTCAGCGGCTGTGTCTCTGCCGGAGAATGTCGTTCCTACCGGTCTGTTCAGCAGTTTAACCCAAACAATGGCAAGATAGACATGACAGTCCTCAATCCGGCAGGTAGGTACCTCGTGTTGTATGACGTTGTGAAGCGGACAATGTTCCTTCTTCCCCCAGAGAAGATCCACACCTTCGTGTTTGGAATGATTAAGACGCTCCATCTGGTGCCTGTATTAGGACGTTTGGCACGCCCAATCTTCAGCTACAACGACGAGATTCTTGCACAGGATTTGTTTGGGGTTCACTTTCCCGCACCGCTGGGTCTAGCCGCTGGTTTCGATAAGAATGCCGCTGCTTCCGATGCATGGGGTGCGATGGGGTTCGGCTATGCAGAGATGGGCACTGTGACGGCTGCTGGGCAGCCTGGCAATCCACAACCACGTCTGTTTCGGCTACCAGAGGATCGGGCGTTGTTGAATCGGATGGGCTTTAATAACCATGGTGCCGGTTATGCAGCCAACAACCTCCGTCGGCGCCGTGGCACTACTGTCACCGGTATTAATATCGGCAAAACGAAAGTTGTTCCCCCGGAAGAAGCAGTATCGGACTATCGCACCTCAGCGCGTCTTGTGAGTGCGTTGGCGGACTACCTGGTGGTGAACGTTTCCTCCCCTAACACCCCAGGTTTGCGAGATCTCCAAGCTGTAGAATCGCTTCGCCCCATCCTCGAAGGTGTCCAGGCGGTGTCCGACGTCCCAGTACTCGTCAAGATCGCCCCGGATCTCTCCAACGAGGACGTTGATGCGGTGACCGATCTTGCCCTGGAGCTACAGCTTGCCGGAATAATCGCCACCAACACCACGATTTCCCGGGAAGGTCTACGCACCGATATCGCCAAGGTAGCTGACATGGGGGCAGGAGGCATCTCTGGGCAGCCGGAGAAGGCACGTGCACTAGAGGTTCTTGATCGTATTTACGCCAAGACCCAGGGACGTCTCGTCCTCATCGGCTGTGGTGGAATTGAGAGCGTTGACGATGCGTGGGAGCGCATTACCCATGGTGCTGACTTGCTCCAAGGGTACACGGCGTTCATTTACCAGGGACCGTTCTGGATGCGGCGGATTCACAAAGGCTTGGCGAAGAAGCTTCGTGAGAATGGATTCTCTTCTCTGTCTGACGCGGTAGGGTCAGCCGTCCGATAGGACCTAGCCAGGTCGTGAGTGCGCTTCTGAGACTAACGTTGTACAGGCGATTTGGGGTTCAGGCAAAGTTTGCAGTAAATTAATGCGAGCAACCTCGTGAGACTGTTTTGCACAGGATCGCGATTGATAATTACACAGTGAGTCCGAGTGGCGGAATAGGCAGACGCGCTAGCTTGAGGTGCTAGTGCCCAATTGAACGGGCGTGGGGGTTCAAGTCCCCCCTCGGACACAAAATAAGAACCCTGCACTTTGGTAGTCCAAGCTGCAGGGTTCTTATCTCTATAAAGTCTTTTACGCTGACGCGCTCTCTGGAGAGTGTTGTGCCCTCCAAACACTATGGATCATGAGAGTCGTGAGCCTGATCTCCATGCGGTAGGTCAGGGTGTTCGTCAGCGGCCCCCTGCTGTATCTGCGTAATCGGGTGTGTAGTGGTGGGATCTGTAGGGATGTTGATGACAGTAGGCTGCTCTTGCTTGATGCTCGTTCCATATGGCGGTTGGATGAGCTTTATCGGGGCCAGCTGCCCCAGCACTATCAATAAACACCGTGTAGTAGGTCACAAGAGCCTCCTAGCAGTTGTTCTGCTGTGAGTTCTTTTCTGATTGTATTCTGGACACGCGTTTACAGGTGGGGTGTGGCGGAATGCAGGAAGATAGAGAGCAACCACCACTAGTTTTCTATGTTGCAGGGTTTTTTCTATCATCAACACAGGGACGTCAGAAGGATGAACAATGTCGCAGGAACTGCTGTCGCGGACGCGCAATGCGTTGCGGAGACTGTGGTCATTGCTGGTCTATATTGCCCGTGAAATTTGGGCAGGATTCTATAGTGCCCCGCGCTGGAAACAGCTCACAGCCCCACTGATCCTGCTTATCTTTGTGGCATTGCTTGTACTCACTGATGTGCCACCGCTGGTTGTCGTCCGTCAAGGTGTCGCCCAGCTAGGTAGCTGGTTCCCCCTAGTGTTCTTCCTGTGCTATATCTTCTTCACGCTGTTCCCCATTCCCCGCACTCTCTTTACCCTCACTTCGGGAATACTTTTTCCACCCCTACTAGCACTAACAGTGTGCTTAAGCGCATCTCTACTTTCTGCCGTTGTGGCGTGTGTCCTCACCCGCTACGTATTTCGGGAGTGGGTGGAGAACCATCTTCACCACCCTATGCTTGATGCGCTCAATGAGCGGCTAGAAAAACGCGGTTGGCTCGCCGTAGGGTCGTTACGGCTCATCCCCTTCGTACCATTTTCCGTCCTGAACTACGCGGCCGCCTTAACTCCCGTGAAACTTGCCCCCTTTGCTTTTGCCACGGTTGTCGGCAGTGCTCCCGGAACCACTGCCGGTGTACTCTTCGGAGAGGCTGCAGTGGGGCATGCGAATCCGTGGGTGTTCCTTATCGGCGTGTGCTGTTGCGCAACGGGCATTGGTGGGCTCATTATCGACGCGAAGATGCCCGTCACGACTTCTCTTAGAGAGCCCCCGGCTCCGTCACAAAATCGATAAGGCGCTCGACGGCGCCAATGAGTGTCGAATCAAGATCCCGATAGGTTTTTACGCGGGAGGCTATTCTCTGCCAGCCTTCCTGGGGCGTACCCCAACCGAGACGTCGGCACACTCCCGCCTTCCACTCCTCGCCATGGGGAACATCTGGCCAGGAAGGAATACCTACCGTCGCGGGTTTCACGGCCGCCCAAATGTCGACAAAGGGATGCCCTGCAACAAGGACAAACTCGCCGACATCGTTAACCAGTTTGGTCTCTTTAGTGCCAGTAATAAGGTGGTCGGCAAGGACACCGACACGCCGCACTCGGGAGGGCCCAAATAGGGCTAGCCGCTCAGGAAGATTGTCCAGCCCAGCCAATTCCTCGACCACAATGCCTTCTTGTGTGAGATCGTGTCCCCATACCTGTTGGACAATAAGGGCATCGTGTTTGCCTTCTACCCAGATTCGGGAAGCGCGAGCAGTGCGCGCGCGCTGTGGGTGTGAGGTAAGGCGGGAGCCACTATTGGAAAGTTGTGGTCCACGTGGAGTCGTCCGGGAACGTACGAGGTGAATGGGTTCGCCCTCCAACAGCAATAGACCGGGTTTAGTCGGAAAGACACGGACTCGGCCGTGTCGGTCCTCCAACCGGACAAGAAGACCACTGTCCGACTTTTCAAAACCGACAACAGCTCCACAGTATTCGGTCGCGGCATCTTCGATAATCAGCCCTCGGGTACCTTCGACCTCCCGGTAGCGGCGGGCGGTATGGCGCGATGCCAGCGGATCAGTGCCGTAACGATCATTCCAGCGAGACATGGATCCCAGCATAGTCACTAAGATGACTGCTATGGCTTCTCCCCTATTTTCCGCCGCTTGGTGGCTTCCGGCATTACATCGAGGCGAAACAAGCCCAGATGACGTCATCGAGGCGCTTTTACGATGGGCACGCGAACACCGAGTAGTGGCAGGCGATGGTCATACCTACTATGGTCTGGTCGAGTTACTGCGGATGACCCGACTCTGGAGTATGCGGCTTGTACAGGTATTTCCTGGTGACTATGGAGAACTGTCTAGCGGTCTAACGCGCGTTGATTCTGGGCACTTGGAGGCACCCTCAAAAACACACATGACTGTGGAGGCGCTCGGAGAATTGATCACTGTGTCTGGTGGTTCGGCACTTGCACTGGGACATCCGGTAGAAGCCCCCGATGGCGAGTTTGTTGCCTCCGAGATCCTTACTGCTACGGCAATTGCTCCCCAGGTGGTTGTGTGGCGTCTCACTCCTTTCCACGGGACTCTCTCCCCCATTGTCAACGAAGGGCCGCGTGCCGCCTTAGGCAGCCTACGAAGGGCAGAAGAAGAGTCATTACGGCGTCTGCAGTCATCCTCTGGAGTGGTGGAAGCTGCCCAGCAGGAAGAGTTCCGAAGTGCGCTTATCGATATTGATGAAGCTTTACTTGTGAGTGATTCAATCCTCTATCCACCGAGTGCTGATGGTCGTTATCTGGAGCTGCTTTTAGCAGCTGATCACGTCGACGCCATTGTGGCAGTGGCTCGGAGGTATACACAGATGACAGAAGCCGCGCTTCTCCCCCTACTGCGAACAGTTCAGCGGGCGCGCGGCACTGCCTGGAATGAGTGGAATTATGGCCACTTGGCTCAGTAACGAAGTAATACGGGTTAACTCGTCACCATGCGAACGACAAAGGGGGACATGCCGTCCCAACGGACTGGATTTACTTTGACGACCTCACCGGAATAGGGAGCCTCCAGCATCATGCCATCACCCAGATAGAGGGCAACGTGCTGGCTACCACCAGGCCCATAGAAGATCATGTCGCCGCGTTTCATTTGCGACACGGGCAGCTGCAAGCCAGACGTGTACTGGTAACCACTGTAGTGAGGCAGGTTGTATCCGAGTGCCGCGAAAGCGTAGACCATTAGGCCAGAGCAGTCGAAGCCGATCTTGTTGTAGTCGCCGTAGGAGTCTGCCACGCCGCCATCACGGATACCGCGGGTTGGCCCGTAGACGTTGCCACCACCCCAGGCATAGGGCACACCCAGTTGGGACATGCCGCGGCGAACCACTTTTTCCACCTTCTGGCGGGCGGATAGGAAGAGCGTATCGAGGCTAAAGGGGGTGCTGCCGGGGGTGTTCATCACCGTCGTGGTGCTGGTAGACGGACCAGCCGTCGTGGAGTCCGGAACAACACTGTTGGCGTTTCCATCACCTTCGATAGCATCAGGAATGCTGGCGAGGAGATCGATGCTACGAGTCACCAAAGAAAGATGCGGAATACTCTTGATAGCGACATCTTCGGCTACACCAGCAGCAACAGCTGCCTCAGGGCTTTGCTTTGCTACTTCAGTTTGAACGGTGCTTCCAAGGCGGCGCCATTCAGATTCCGGAATGGACTGTAGTGCTTCGACGGGGAGCTTAGCGAGGTCAGCTACAGAAGAGACGTGAGTGACATCCACATGCGCGGACATAGCGGTCTTGCCGGCCGCACGAGCAATAGTGCCAGTGCTATAGAGGCCTTGTTCTAGGCCCGCTTGCAGAGATGCTGTATCCACACCCGAGCCGGTTTCGGTATCAGAGCGGACTGTTGCCACCTGTAGATCACGCAGTTCTTTGGCAATAGCGGTGCGTTTCTTGGTGAGACGCTTAATCTCTTTCTGTTTGGTGTTGACGGCAGTTTGTGCGGCAAGCAGAACAGATTCCGCATCGTGGTTGCGCGACACAGCTTGCTGTGTGGCTGCCTCTGCTGCAGAAGCTGCTTCCTTGGCTTGAGAGGACCGGTTAGCGCTCACTGCACGAGCTTGTTTGAGCTCGTCGACAACAGAACCCTGTTGTGCTGCTGCACGGCTGATCACCGCGTCGCGCGCCACGACAGAATCCGGGTCTTCGCCGCTCATTAGATCAAGCGTGGTACTGCTCGTCGCCGCGTTTCGATAGGCGTCCGCTGCAATAGCGTTCAGTTGTTGTTGTGCGCGCAAAACATTGTCCTGGGCGACGGCAAGCTCGACTGCGGCTTCCGCTGCGGCCTTTTTTGCGTCAACTGCATGTGCGCGAGCACGTTGAAGGTCGACCAGTGCTTTGTTAGCACGTTCGCGGTCTCGCCCCAGTTGTTTGTTGAGGGTGGCGAGGTCTTGATTGGCGTGGGCGAGTTGTTTGAGCAGTGCGTCGAGATTGGCTTCTGCTCCCGAACCCGTCCGGTGGCTATCGATGTGTGGTTGAGCCTGTCCGAGTCCAGCGCCGGTAAATGCGACGGCACCGGTGACGCCAACTCCGACCAGTGCGCGGCCGGTCGTCTTGATGGCTTTCTTTCGGTGAGCTTTATGTGGGGTGCCCACGGCTACTCCTTTCCACTTACGCGAAAATGAGTACCGTGTTCTTCCCCGAGCACGGTCCTCACTCTCCACGCATGTGGCATTTTCCACTTATGTGACATTAGTACCGTACGACACTTCGGTCTCATATAAAACTTGTTTAACATAATTACATACGTGTAAGTATATGCAGGTCAGCAGGTATTTTGGGGTTACCTGCAGGTTTACGGTGATACACAAAAGGCAACAGTTTCCAGATAGTGAGATCGTTAAAACTGCTGCCCAAATACTCACAGAAGCGGTAGCAAGGCTAGTGAGTGTTTCCACCCGCCACCGGCAAATTCGCCAACTTACGCTTCATTACCGCGACCACTGCTGCCACCGACAGAACTGCAGTGAGAGCAATGCCACCAGATAGTGGGGCCCAATCCAGTCCGCTCCCTGCCACATCCCGGATATACGTATCCGCTCGGACAACCTGCTGTGGAGCATAAAGGTTCTTTGCCCCCACCACGCGATCTACGTTGTTCTCCGCCCGCTCAAGTGCATAACGGGGATACACGGGGCTCATTGAACCCACCTGCCGATCATTCATCACCAGGATCGTGCCGCTGACATGCGGATGTAGAAGCTCCGCTAGATTACGAGGCGCAGTGAAGTCTTTATCGGAACCGGGGTAATAGACGATCTTCAAATCCATACCCTTACTGCGAGCCTGCTCCACACGTTCCCGCAAGGGGGTTTCCAACTCTGGGGTAGCCGATACTCCGTCCTTCTGTAAATCTGCGGCGATAGCAGCAGGATTAATACCTTCTGGAAGGGCGGGATCACAAGTAACTGTAGGAAGCGGTGCTGAATCAGTCATGAAACCTCTCTCGGTCTACCGGGACTTCCCCCAGTCTACTGAAATGCCCAGGCGGCGCGGTATCTCACGCGGTATATGAGCATAACCTCGGGGCGTATCCACCGCTTCGGTAAAGGTCCAGCCGGTACGGTACCCTAAAGACGACAAAAACATTCAGAATGGAGCGTCTGCATGAGCCTTAATTCCTTCAACGCGCTAGACACCCTTGAGGTGAATGGACAGCAGTACAGCTACTACAATCTCAACTCTGTGCCCGGAGTAGAGAAACTGCCCTATGCATTGAAAGTACTAGCAGAAAACCTGCTGCGCACTGAAGACGGCGCCAATGTCACCGCGGAGCACATCAATGCACTTGCTCACTGGGATCCTTCAGCTGACCCCAGCGTCGAAATCCAATTCACCCCCGCTCGTGTCCTTATGCAGGACTTTACTGGTGTTCCTTGCGTCGTTGACCTTGCCACCATGCGTCAGGCCGTTACTGCGCTAGGAGGCGACCCCGACCAGGTCAACCCTCTTAACCCAGCAGAGATGGTGATCGACCACTCCGTAATCGTTGAGTTTTTCGGCACCCCGGATGCGATTGAGCGGAACGTCGCTATCGAATACGAGCGGAACGAAGAGCGCTACCAGTTCCTTCGGTGGGGGCAAGGCGCCTTCTCCAATTTCCGTGTGGTACCACCAGGAACCGGCATCGTGCACCAGGTCAACATCGAATACCTTGCGCGCGTCATCATGGACAACGAAAAGGTGCTCTATCCCGATACTTGTGTGGGAACGGACTCTCACACCACCATGGAAAACGGACTTGGTATCCTCGGCTGGGGCGTTGGTGGTATTGAGGCCGAAGCTGCCATGCTGGGCCAGCCGATCTCGATGTTGATTCCGCGCGTTGTGGGCTTCAAACTCACTGGTCAGACCAAGCCAGGCGTTACCGCCACAGATGTTGTCCTCACCATCACCGATATGCTTCGTCAACACGGTGTTGTCGGCAAATTCGTCGAATTCTATGGTGAGGGTATTAGTGCCGTGCCACTCGCTAACCGTGCCACCATCGGCAACATGTCTCCCGAATATGGTTCCACCTGTGCCATCTTCCCCATCGACCAAGAGACGCTTGACTATATGCGGCTCACTGGGCGTGACGACGACGCAATCGCGCGCGTGGAGGCTTACACCAAGGCGCAAGGCCTCTGGCACTATCCCAATGTCGAGGCCGAGTACTCCGAATATCTCGAGCTTGACCTTGGGACCGTTATGCCCTCGATCGCTGGCCCCAAACGCCCCCAAGATCGCATCACCCTTGACCGTGCAAAGGAAACCTGGCGTGAAGCAGTCCGGGCGTACACCAACGATCTCGCCGGTGAAGGCGATCTGGCAGGCCGTCCCTCCCGCCCCGTCCATGTGACAACTGCCAACCATGGAGAGTTTGATATCGACCATGGCATCGTCGGTATCGCCTCTATCACCTCCTGCACCAACACGTCGAACCCATCTGTCATGCTCTCCGCTGGTTTACTTGCCCGCAATGCGGTGAAGCGAGGACTCTTTGTGAAGCCTTGGGTGAAGACAACGATGGGTCCCGGCTCTCAGGTCGTTACTGACTACTACGAGACGGCCGGGTTGTGGGAATACCTCCAAAAGCTCGGATTCTACCTGTCGGGATATGGTTGCACCGCCTGCATCGGTAACGGTGGACCTCTCATCCCTGAAGTTTCGCAGGCCATTCAGGACAATGACTTGGCCGCATGCTCGGTGCTGTCCGGTAATCGAAACTTCGAAGGGCGCATTAACCCCGATATCAAGATGAACTACTTGGCTTCCCCACCGCTGGTCATCGCCTATGCGATTGCCGGAACGCTCGACATCGATTTTGATACCCAGCCCCTTGGTACGGACCACGAGGGCAACGAGGTATTCCTCCGCGACATCTGGCCATCCGATGAGGACATTGACTCCATTATCTCTTCCGCCATCACTGAAGATATGTACGCCAAGGACTATGCGGATGTTTTCGCCGGAGATACCCGGTGGCAGAGCCTCGATACTCCAGAGGGCGATACGTTTGCCTGGAATGAGGACTCCACCTACATTCGCAAAGCTCCGTACTTTGATGGCATGGGTCTCGAGCCGGAGCCCGTCATGGATGTGGAAGGTGCCCGTGTGCTTGCAAAGTTGGGAGATTCCGTCACCACTGACCACATCTCTCCCGCCTCCGCCATCAAGCCTGGCACACCCGCTGCACAGTATCTTGATTCCTATGGAGTAGCACAAAAGGACTACAACTCCTTCGGATCGCGCCGTGGCAACCATGAGATCATGGTGCGTGGTACGTTTGCCAACATCCGGCTGCAGAACCAACTGCTCGACGGTGTGAGTGGTGGCTATACTCGCGACTTCACCCAACCTGAAGCACCGCAGAGCTTCATCTACGACGCTGCTCAAAATTACGCGGCTGCTGGTATCCCGCTGGTTGTGCTCGGAGGTAAAGAATACGGTACTGGTTCCTCCCGTGACTGGGCGGCCAAGGGGACCGCTCTTCTGGGCGTTAAGGCGGTGATCGCAGAATCCTTCGAGCGCATTCACCGCTCTAACCTCATCGGTATGGGTGTAATCCCGTTGCAGTTCCCCGCCGGCGAAAGTCACGAATCGCTGGGACTAAACGGAACAGAAGTCTACGACATTGCGGGCATCACTGAACTAAACAGTGGTATCACCCCCAAGACAGTGAAGGTGACCGCTACCAATGAAGACGGAACTGCAGTGACCTTTGACGCCATTGTTCGTATCGATACACCTGGTGAAGCGGACTACTACCGGAATGGCGGTATCCTGCAGTACGTCCTTCGCAACATGGTGAAGAACGACTAAGCCCGCCTTTCTGCCTTCTCGACACGATTGCCGGCTAGACTCCCGTGTGGAAGCTAGCCGGCAATCGTCAGTTCATCGCACAGTCTGGGGCAGCCCCTGCTCACAGCAGGTGGTAAAAGTTTGTCCCTAGTTGTTTCTGTCGATGCTATGAAAGCTAAGCGAGCGTCACGATCTCCATGTAGTCCTCACCCCATAAATCCTCTATACCATCAGGAAGAACAATAACCCGCTCTGGCTTTAGCGCTTCTACTGCTCCTGGATCGTGTGTTACCAGCACGCAAGCGCCTTCATAGGTTCGCAGAGCTTCGAGTACCTGCTCCCGACTAATCGGGTCTAGGTTGTTCGTTGGCTCGTCTAAGAGCAGTACGTTAGCTTGGGAGCAGACCAAGCTTGCGAGGGCCAAGCGAGTTTTTTCACCACCCGACAATGTTCCGGCTGGCTGCTCCCACATCTGTTCGGTCAGCATAAAAGCGCCAAGGAGACCGCGCAGATCCTGTGCACCCGCATCGGGGGCTTGTCGCACCATGTTGTCCCATACACTCGCATCCAACTGCAAAGTGTCATGCTCCTGCGCAAAGTAACCACGTTTCAGCCCATGACCAGGCACAACAGTGCCATCTCCATCAGACTCTTCCACACCTGCCAAAATGCGCAGCAACGTCGTCTTACCGGCACCGTTAAGTCCGAGGATGACGACTCGACTGCCTTTATCGATGGCCAGATCAACTCCGGAAAACACTTCGAGAGAGCCATAGGTTTTGGAAAGGTTCTCAGCTGTCAGTGGGGTTTTCCCGCAAGGAAGAGGCTGTGGAAAAGCAATATTGGCATGCTTTTCCGCCTGGCGGACTTCTGCAGCTTCATCGAGTAGACGTTGGGCACGCCGCTCCATTTGATGAGCTGCGGCCGCCTTTGTCGCTTTAGCTCCCAGGTGGGCAGCTTGTGCTCGGAGCGCTGCTGCCTTCTTCTCTGCATTGGCACGTTCTCTGCGGCGGCGTTGTTCATCTGCTGAGCGAGCAGCCAGGTAGCGTTCCCAGCTCATACTGTAGGTATCGATCTCTGCGCGTATGGAGTCGAGGTACCACACTTTGTTTACGACAGCATCAAGTAAGCCCGTATCGTGACTGATAACGATCAGTCCACCAGTGTACTGGCTAAGGAACTCCCGTAGCCATTGGATACTATCTGCATCCAAATGGTTAGTGGGCTCGTCCAGCAGCAGTGTCGTTCCTGCTTTGCTGCCATCAGCTTGAGAGCTTCCGAAAAGGATACGGGCCAATTCGACGCGGCGCCGTTGTCCCCCAGAGAGGTGTTCGAGTGCCTCCGAGAGGACTCGCTGTTCAAGCCCTAAGGAGTTGCAGATGCGCGCTGCGTCACCTTTCGCCTTGTAACCACCCAGGTCATTAAAACGTTCTTCTAGCCGAGTGAACTTCTTAATAGCGTGGTCGCGCGTCTTATCGTCTTCAGCCGTCTCCAGGATGTACTGCTGGCGTTCCATATTGCGGGCAATACTGTCCAGACCGCGGGCAGAAAGAACACGACTCAACACTGTCGTCTGAAGATCTCCTTCGCGGGGATCCTGCGGCAGATAACCTATCTCGCCAGAGCGCACAATGGTACCTGCATAAGGTTCTGTTTCCCCAGCGAGAATACGCATCGTGGTGGTCTTACCTGCACCGTTACGTCCTACTAGGCCAATACGGTCCCCCTCGTGAACAACAAGAGAGCCAGGTACAGTAAGAAGCGTACGGACGCCCGCACGCACTTCGAGGTCAGTAAAAGAGATCATAGGAAACTGAAACGAGAGATAAACGAGGTAGTGGATGAGCGCCCTAACAGGAGGGTGTATTAGGCTTCCCGAGCTTACCACCGGAACCGGGCTTTCCCCGCTTCACACTCGATTGTTGAGCTGCACCCTGTGATACGCGTTGCGTCGGCGGAAGCTCACCGCGCATGCGACGCACCTCTCGATCGAGCAGATACATCACTGCGAAAATAAGGATAGTCATGACGACCAAGCCCAGCCACTGGTGAGCAAGAATGGCATAGGCGGCCAATGCGAACTCAATGGCGAGGAGCAGTGCCAAAAACGCAATAATGATCTTTGACTTCATTTAGAGGGTAAAACCTAACGCGCGAAGTTGTTCACGTCCATCATCCGTGATCATGTGGGCACCCCACGGGGGCATCCACACCCAGTTTATCCGCAAGGCTCGCGCATGTCCCTCTGCACACACAGCGACGAATGCTTGATCTTCAATCACGTCAGTCAGCGGGCATGCCGGCGACGTCAATGTCATGTTGACAGTGGCACGACGGGCAACATCCATCTCCACCCCATAGACCAGGCCCAAATCGACCACATTCACGCCGAGTTCTGGGTCCACGACCTCGAACATCGCCTCCCACACTTCTTGAATTTCTGCATCAGTCGCAGCGGGAATGTCATCGGGTAGCTTTGCCAGGTCTTCAGCTTTGACGGCCCGATAATCCTCAAGAATCCATGTGGAGAAGTCGGTGTCGTCAGTGATCTCAGGAGCTGTCTGCTCGTCAGTATCGCTTTCTGGTGGCATTCGTGTTGTGGTGCTGTTCAGCGGGTCAGCGCCGGGGTTTTCGCCGTCTTCTGCAGCAGCACTGTCTAATGCCGCAAGCGCGTTGAGCACAGCTGCTTCTTGCTCGTGCTGTTGTGGCGAGGTGAAATCAGGCT comes from the Lawsonella clevelandensis genome and includes:
- the acnA gene encoding aconitate hydratase AcnA → MSLNSFNALDTLEVNGQQYSYYNLNSVPGVEKLPYALKVLAENLLRTEDGANVTAEHINALAHWDPSADPSVEIQFTPARVLMQDFTGVPCVVDLATMRQAVTALGGDPDQVNPLNPAEMVIDHSVIVEFFGTPDAIERNVAIEYERNEERYQFLRWGQGAFSNFRVVPPGTGIVHQVNIEYLARVIMDNEKVLYPDTCVGTDSHTTMENGLGILGWGVGGIEAEAAMLGQPISMLIPRVVGFKLTGQTKPGVTATDVVLTITDMLRQHGVVGKFVEFYGEGISAVPLANRATIGNMSPEYGSTCAIFPIDQETLDYMRLTGRDDDAIARVEAYTKAQGLWHYPNVEAEYSEYLELDLGTVMPSIAGPKRPQDRITLDRAKETWREAVRAYTNDLAGEGDLAGRPSRPVHVTTANHGEFDIDHGIVGIASITSCTNTSNPSVMLSAGLLARNAVKRGLFVKPWVKTTMGPGSQVVTDYYETAGLWEYLQKLGFYLSGYGCTACIGNGGPLIPEVSQAIQDNDLAACSVLSGNRNFEGRINPDIKMNYLASPPLVIAYAIAGTLDIDFDTQPLGTDHEGNEVFLRDIWPSDEDIDSIISSAITEDMYAKDYADVFAGDTRWQSLDTPEGDTFAWNEDSTYIRKAPYFDGMGLEPEPVMDVEGARVLAKLGDSVTTDHISPASAIKPGTPAAQYLDSYGVAQKDYNSFGSRRGNHEIMVRGTFANIRLQNQLLDGVSGGYTRDFTQPEAPQSFIYDAAQNYAAAGIPLVVLGGKEYGTGSSRDWAAKGTALLGVKAVIAESFERIHRSNLIGMGVIPLQFPAGESHESLGLNGTEVYDIAGITELNSGITPKTVKVTATNEDGTAVTFDAIVRIDTPGEADYYRNGGILQYVLRNMVKND
- a CDS encoding ABC-F family ATP-binding cassette domain-containing protein; amino-acid sequence: MISFTDLEVRAGVRTLLTVPGSLVVHEGDRIGLVGRNGAGKTTTMRILAGETEPYAGTIVRSGEIGYLPQDPREGDLQTTVLSRVLSARGLDSIARNMERQQYILETAEDDKTRDHAIKKFTRLEERFNDLGGYKAKGDAARICNSLGLEQRVLSEALEHLSGGQRRRVELARILFGSSQADGSKAGTTLLLDEPTNHLDADSIQWLREFLSQYTGGLIVISHDTGLLDAVVNKVWYLDSIRAEIDTYSMSWERYLAARSADEQRRRRERANAEKKAAALRAQAAHLGAKATKAAAAHQMERRAQRLLDEAAEVRQAEKHANIAFPQPLPCGKTPLTAENLSKTYGSLEVFSGVDLAIDKGSRVVILGLNGAGKTTLLRILAGVEESDGDGTVVPGHGLKRGYFAQEHDTLQLDASVWDNMVRQAPDAGAQDLRGLLGAFMLTEQMWEQPAGTLSGGEKTRLALASLVCSQANVLLLDEPTNNLDPISREQVLEALRTYEGACVLVTHDPGAVEALKPERVIVLPDGIEDLWGEDYMEIVTLA
- a CDS encoding metal-sulfur cluster assembly factor, whose translation is MPPESDTDEQTAPEITDDTDFSTWILEDYRAVKAEDLAKLPDDIPAATDAEIQEVWEAMFEVVDPELGVNVVDLGLVYGVEMDVARRATVNMTLTSPACPLTDVIEDQAFVAVCAEGHARALRINWVWMPPWGAHMITDDGREQLRALGFTL